The Pseudomonadota bacterium genome window below encodes:
- a CDS encoding 4Fe-4S binding protein, producing the protein MKAYINIEQERCKGCMLCMEFCPKQAIILSNTLNAKGYFVASFDAKKECTGCATCAVMCPDVAIEVYKS; encoded by the coding sequence ATGAAGGCTTATATTAACATCGAGCAGGAACGTTGCAAAGGATGCATGCTATGTATGGAGTTTTGTCCCAAACAGGCCATAATCCTCTCGAACACACTTAATGCTAAAGGATATTTCGTTGCCTCTTTTGATGCAAAAAAGGAGTGTACAGGTTGTGCTACCTGTGCAGTCATGTGTCCGGATGTGGCGATAGAGGTGTATAAAAGTTGA
- a CDS encoding MFS transporter: MVFRDDRQLMAGKYKKDLQYVRFSAYGFLKNLKLFEPFLILFLLEKNLSYTLIGMLYAYREIMTNLLEVPTGMIADALGRRCAMVNSFLAYIISFVIFYYASAYWFLMLGMTLFAFGEAFRGGTHKAMIFEYLKMKGWQDYKVDYYGYTRSWSQNGSAISALIAAGIVFVSGRYDIIFLVSTLPYILNLFLMLSYPRELDGEIHKRDSIRESFITIWQSFKITFKGPGTLRATTNVCIYDGFYNAVKDFLQPIIKSLALALPLITFLQQKQRSAILVGITYFCIYLMTARASRYSGAFAARFKTLAMPLNLTMLTGFGLGIFCGLTYFIGWNITAIVLFMGIFIIQNLRSPMSVTYVSDTVPCEILATSLSVRSLVTAFYTAIMAFTVGFLADHLGLGPALIILSLGLTILIPLYLVRIEKNPLSCADEIILDP; encoded by the coding sequence GTGGTTTTCAGAGACGATAGACAGCTCATGGCCGGTAAATATAAAAAGGACTTACAATATGTCAGGTTCAGCGCCTATGGTTTTCTTAAAAACCTGAAACTCTTCGAGCCTTTCCTGATCTTGTTTTTGCTGGAGAAAAACCTGAGTTACACTCTAATAGGCATGCTCTATGCTTACAGAGAAATTATGACCAACCTCCTTGAAGTGCCGACAGGCATGATTGCCGATGCACTCGGCCGGAGGTGTGCCATGGTTAATTCGTTTCTTGCCTATATAATCTCCTTTGTAATCTTCTACTACGCCTCGGCGTATTGGTTTTTAATGCTTGGCATGACCCTGTTTGCTTTTGGAGAGGCGTTCAGAGGCGGTACCCACAAGGCTATGATCTTCGAATACCTTAAGATGAAAGGCTGGCAGGATTATAAAGTTGATTACTATGGATACACACGTTCCTGGTCGCAAAACGGTTCGGCTATTTCAGCCTTGATTGCAGCAGGGATCGTATTTGTCAGCGGCCGCTACGATATTATATTTCTGGTTTCAACTCTACCCTATATTCTGAACTTATTTCTAATGCTCTCATATCCCCGGGAGCTTGATGGGGAAATCCATAAGAGAGATAGTATCAGAGAGAGCTTCATCACGATCTGGCAGAGTTTTAAGATAACTTTTAAGGGTCCCGGCACCTTGCGGGCAACCACAAATGTCTGTATTTATGATGGGTTTTACAATGCTGTCAAGGATTTTCTCCAGCCCATCATTAAAAGCCTTGCTCTGGCCTTGCCACTTATAACCTTTCTGCAGCAGAAACAGCGTTCAGCCATTCTTGTCGGCATCACCTACTTTTGCATTTATCTGATGACTGCACGTGCAAGCCGGTATTCGGGCGCATTTGCTGCGCGTTTTAAAACGCTCGCCATGCCGTTGAATCTGACAATGCTCACGGGTTTTGGCCTCGGCATTTTTTGCGGGCTGACCTACTTTATTGGTTGGAATATAACGGCAATTGTTCTGTTCATGGGCATTTTTATCATTCAGAACCTCAGATCTCCCATGAGCGTAACCTATGTAAGCGACACGGTCCCATGCGAAATCCTGGCTACATCATTGTCTGTGCGCTCTCTGGTGACCGCATTTTATACCGCTATTATGGCCTTTACAGTAGGCTTCCTGGCCGATCATCTCGGTTTGGGTCCGGCCTTAATTATTCTTTCTTTAGGCTTGACAATACTGATCCCTCTGTATTTGGTCAGAATAGAAAAAAATCCCTTGTCCTGTGCAGACGAAATAATCCTTGATCCCTGA
- a CDS encoding 2-oxoacid:acceptor oxidoreductase family protein: MLIRTIFSGFGGQGVLSMGYTLANAAMFEGKYVTYLPSYGVEVRGGTANCTVVVSDEEIASPVASEPDFVVAMNQPSFARFQSVLQSGGLLCANSSIVDTSAARRDIEVLNIPTSELAEKLGTIKVANMIMLGAFIKASNIISFDFVIKHLSEILGEGKSKLIKMNKEALDLGFNYVNE, translated from the coding sequence ATGCTGATAAGGACAATCTTTTCGGGATTCGGCGGACAGGGTGTGCTGTCCATGGGTTATACCCTTGCCAATGCAGCTATGTTTGAAGGCAAGTATGTTACATACCTGCCTTCCTATGGTGTAGAGGTACGGGGCGGGACTGCTAATTGTACGGTTGTGGTGTCTGATGAAGAAATTGCTTCGCCGGTTGCATCAGAGCCGGATTTTGTTGTTGCCATGAACCAGCCTTCCTTTGCACGGTTTCAGAGTGTCCTTCAGTCCGGCGGCCTCCTCTGTGCAAATTCTTCGATTGTGGATACATCAGCTGCCAGAAGGGATATCGAGGTTTTAAACATACCGACAAGCGAGCTTGCTGAAAAGCTCGGGACAATAAAAGTTGCCAACATGATTATGTTGGGAGCGTTCATCAAAGCGAGCAATATTATCTCCTTTGATTTTGTGATAAAACACCTTTCCGAAATACTTGGCGAGGGGAAGTCAAAACTGATAAAGATGAACAAGGAAGCTCTTGATCTTGGTTTTAACTATGTGAATGAGTAA
- a CDS encoding 3-methyl-2-oxobutanoate dehydrogenase subunit VorB, giving the protein MSGNAALGEAAVLAGCTCYFGYPITPQNELTEHMAKRVPETGGVFIQSESEIAAINMVLGASVAGARAMTSSSSPGISLKQEGISYLAADELPAVIVNMVRGGPGMGNISPAQSDYLQATRGGGHGDYKTIVLAPASVQELADLVPVAFDLADEYRNPVIILGDGMLGQMMEPVSFDNIKPKKDYPKDYILTGAKGRPSRMIRSLLFDTKEEEEHNWKLFRKYQRMEQNEVRYETFLIDDAEMIIIAYGIAARIARGAIKRLRQENLKVGMIRPITVWPFPMKVIQEAAQQVSDFFVFEMSTGQLIEDVKLALNGKGHIHFYGRPGGVIPTPLELSRIVSRHCYLAQRRKK; this is encoded by the coding sequence ATGAGCGGCAATGCCGCACTTGGAGAGGCAGCAGTACTTGCAGGATGCACCTGTTACTTCGGTTATCCTATAACCCCCCAGAACGAACTTACAGAACATATGGCAAAAAGGGTTCCTGAAACAGGCGGGGTTTTTATTCAATCCGAGAGTGAAATTGCTGCAATCAACATGGTTCTTGGAGCAAGCGTAGCAGGTGCCCGCGCAATGACATCATCAAGCAGTCCAGGCATCAGCCTCAAGCAGGAAGGTATCTCCTATCTTGCCGCAGACGAACTTCCGGCAGTAATTGTGAATATGGTGAGAGGAGGCCCGGGCATGGGCAATATCTCTCCGGCTCAATCAGACTATTTACAGGCTACACGAGGCGGCGGTCACGGAGATTATAAGACAATTGTTCTTGCACCGGCTTCAGTGCAGGAACTTGCCGACTTGGTTCCCGTTGCCTTTGATCTTGCCGATGAATACAGAAATCCTGTTATCATTCTGGGTGACGGTATGCTCGGGCAGATGATGGAACCGGTAAGCTTTGATAATATCAAACCGAAGAAAGACTATCCGAAGGATTATATCCTGACAGGCGCAAAAGGAAGACCTTCGAGGATGATCAGGTCACTGCTTTTTGATACAAAGGAAGAGGAAGAGCACAACTGGAAACTCTTCCGGAAATACCAGCGCATGGAACAAAACGAGGTCCGGTACGAAACATTTCTAATTGATGATGCAGAAATGATAATCATTGCTTATGGCATTGCAGCAAGAATTGCAAGAGGAGCGATTAAGCGGCTTCGTCAGGAGAACCTGAAAGTCGGCATGATCCGGCCTATAACGGTTTGGCCTTTCCCGATGAAAGTCATTCAGGAAGCAGCGCAGCAGGTCAGCGATTTCTTTGTCTTTGAAATGAGCACCGGTCAATTGATTGAAGATGTAAAACTTGCCTTAAACGGCAAGGGACATATCCACTTTTACGGCCGTCCCGGAGGTGTTATCCCCACGCCTCTTGAGTTATCCCGCATTGTATCCCGTCATTGTTATCTGGCACAGCGGAGGAAAAAGTAG
- a CDS encoding ACT domain-containing protein: protein MVIKQISISLENTPGALSAVSEILGREGVNIRAISVADTSDISTVRFVVDDPTKAKNILKANGYSPKETDVLAVETPDHAGGLNAVLKPLKNAGINVHYLYPHLGRISNSAIVILGVDKTDEAQKVLKQNWVHTVGKEVYNI, encoded by the coding sequence ATGGTCATCAAACAGATATCAATCAGTCTTGAAAATACACCGGGTGCGTTGTCGGCTGTAAGCGAGATTCTCGGGCGTGAAGGCGTGAATATACGTGCCATATCAGTTGCCGATACATCGGATATCAGCACAGTCCGTTTTGTTGTCGATGACCCGACAAAAGCGAAGAACATTTTAAAAGCTAACGGGTATTCACCAAAGGAGACGGACGTTCTTGCCGTTGAGACACCTGACCATGCAGGAGGATTGAACGCAGTTCTCAAACCTTTGAAAAATGCAGGTATAAATGTCCACTACCTTTACCCTCATCTGGGGCGTATAAGCAACAGCGCAATTGTAATACTCGGAGTAGACAAAACAGATGAAGCGCAGAAAGTATTAAAACAGAATTGGGTTCATACAGTCGGAAAAGAAGTATACAACATATAA
- a CDS encoding thiamine pyrophosphate-dependent enzyme, with amino-acid sequence MKQIYARPKSLKEAHFHYCPGCGHGIINRLIAEVVDEMGLRDTVICVAPAGCGMLLYNYFDIDTLESAHGRGAAVATGIKRVRPENLVFSYQGDGDLAAIGTAEGFHAANRGEPITVIFVNNGVYGMTGGQMAPTTLHKQVTTTTPLGRDSNLAGHPVKICEVFALLDGTSYLERVAVNKPSAIIKAKKAIARAFQHQLKRTGFSLVEILSPCPTNWKMSSVESCKWIDDVMSKQFPLGIIKEVTC; translated from the coding sequence GTGAAACAGATCTATGCCCGCCCTAAATCCCTCAAAGAAGCACATTTTCATTATTGTCCCGGATGTGGTCATGGCATCATAAATCGTCTTATTGCCGAGGTGGTGGATGAAATGGGGCTCAGGGACACAGTCATATGTGTTGCGCCTGCGGGTTGCGGCATGCTCCTATATAATTATTTTGATATAGATACCCTTGAATCTGCTCATGGCAGGGGCGCTGCAGTGGCAACGGGCATAAAAAGGGTAAGGCCTGAAAATCTTGTTTTCTCATATCAGGGAGATGGCGATCTTGCTGCAATCGGAACTGCTGAAGGTTTTCATGCTGCAAACAGGGGCGAGCCGATTACGGTGATTTTTGTAAATAATGGTGTTTACGGTATGACCGGAGGGCAGATGGCTCCGACAACACTGCATAAACAGGTGACAACAACAACCCCTTTAGGAAGAGACTCGAATCTGGCAGGTCATCCGGTAAAGATCTGTGAAGTTTTTGCACTTCTTGATGGCACATCTTATCTTGAACGTGTAGCAGTAAACAAACCTTCAGCAATTATCAAAGCCAAAAAGGCCATTGCCAGGGCATTCCAGCATCAGTTGAAGAGAACAGGCTTCTCGCTTGTTGAGATTCTTTCTCCGTGTCCGACAAACTGGAAGATGAGCTCTGTTGAATCCTGTAAATGGATTGACGATGTTATGAGTAAGCAATTCCCGCTGGGTATTATCAAAGAGGTAACATGCTGA